A single genomic interval of Stenotrophomonas sp. ZAC14D1_NAIMI4_1 harbors:
- a CDS encoding 4'-phosphopantetheinyl transferase superfamily protein encodes MSLPATLDGPWRFGPVTVWRCPHVPGQRGEPQARQVLAQALGGEPGDLPLVRDDKGRPELAGALAHYGTGWSHSGEVLLVALGEGVRLGVDLELLRPRPRLLEIIQRFFHPDEVAWLQGLPADAREHWFFRVWCAKEALLKAHGQGISFGLHRLQLAPGADGALHLRWCDAELGQAERWHLHEWQASGQFRAALAWYPH; translated from the coding sequence ATGAGCCTGCCTGCCACCTTGGACGGCCCCTGGCGCTTCGGCCCGGTGACGGTCTGGCGCTGCCCGCACGTGCCCGGCCAGCGCGGTGAGCCGCAGGCCCGGCAGGTGCTGGCACAGGCCCTGGGCGGTGAACCGGGTGACCTGCCGCTGGTGCGCGACGACAAGGGCCGGCCAGAGCTGGCCGGCGCGCTGGCCCACTACGGCACCGGCTGGAGCCACAGCGGCGAGGTGCTGCTGGTGGCACTGGGCGAGGGCGTGCGGCTGGGCGTGGACCTGGAACTGCTGCGGCCGCGCCCGCGCCTGCTGGAAATCATCCAGCGCTTCTTCCACCCCGATGAGGTGGCATGGCTGCAGGGGCTGCCGGCCGACGCGCGCGAACACTGGTTCTTCCGCGTGTGGTGCGCCAAGGAAGCGCTGCTCAAGGCGCATGGCCAGGGCATCTCCTTCGGCCTGCACCGGCTGCAGCTGGCGCCCGGTGCCGATGGTGCCCTGCACCTGCGCTGGTGCGACGCCGAACTGGGCCAGGCCGAGCGCTGGCACCTGCACGAATGGCAGGCCAGCGGCCA
- a CDS encoding GlsB/YeaQ/YmgE family stress response membrane protein has protein sequence MGIIIWLIVGGIVGWLASIIMRRDAQQGIILNVVVGIVGALISGWLFGGGINEAITLRTFLFSLIGAVILLAIVNLFTRKSIR, from the coding sequence ATGGGCATCATCATCTGGCTGATCGTTGGCGGCATCGTTGGCTGGCTGGCCAGCATCATCATGCGCCGCGACGCCCAGCAGGGCATCATCCTCAACGTCGTGGTGGGCATCGTCGGCGCGCTGATCAGCGGCTGGCTGTTCGGCGGCGGCATCAACGAGGCCATCACCCTGCGCACGTTCCTGTTCTCGCTGATCGGTGCGGTGATCCTGCTGGCCATCGTCAACCTGTTCACCCGCAAGAGCATCCGCTGA
- the xth gene encoding exodeoxyribonuclease III produces MKIASWNVNSLNVRLPHLEQWLKEFGPDIVGIQETKLEDHKFPDSALIAAGYRSVFAGQKTYNGVALLSREPAQDVQIGIPGFEDEQKRVIAGTFGDLRVINLYVVNGQDIGTDKYDYKLRWLEAVHAWIAQELQRHPKLIVMGDFNIAPDARDVHDPEVWNENHILTSTAERGALEKLLQLGLHDGFRLHNDEAGVFSWWDYRAAGFRRNLGLRIDLTLVSDALKASAVASGIDREPRTWERPSDHAPAWVEIG; encoded by the coding sequence ATGAAAATCGCCTCGTGGAACGTCAATTCGCTCAATGTCCGCCTGCCGCACCTGGAGCAGTGGCTCAAGGAGTTCGGCCCGGACATCGTCGGTATCCAGGAAACCAAGCTGGAGGACCACAAGTTCCCCGATTCGGCGCTGATCGCCGCCGGTTACCGCAGCGTGTTCGCCGGGCAGAAGACCTACAACGGCGTGGCCCTGCTGTCGCGTGAGCCGGCGCAGGACGTGCAGATCGGCATCCCCGGCTTCGAGGACGAGCAGAAGCGCGTCATCGCCGGTACCTTCGGCGACCTGCGGGTGATCAACCTGTACGTGGTCAACGGCCAGGACATCGGCACCGACAAGTACGACTACAAGCTGCGCTGGCTGGAAGCGGTGCATGCCTGGATCGCGCAGGAACTGCAGCGCCATCCGAAGCTGATCGTGATGGGCGACTTCAACATCGCCCCGGATGCGCGCGACGTGCACGACCCGGAGGTCTGGAACGAGAACCACATCCTGACCTCCACCGCCGAGCGCGGCGCGCTGGAAAAGCTGCTGCAGCTGGGCCTGCACGATGGTTTCCGCCTGCACAACGACGAGGCCGGGGTGTTCAGCTGGTGGGACTACCGCGCGGCCGGCTTCCGCCGCAACCTGGGCCTGCGCATCGACCTGACGCTGGTCTCCGACGCACTGAAGGCCAGTGCCGTGGCATCGGGCATCGACCGCGAGCCGCGCACCTGGGAGCGCCCGAGCGACCATGCGCCGGCGTGGGTGGAGATCGGTTGA
- a CDS encoding coniferyl aldehyde dehydrogenase: MTTTAPADLPAILHTLRSAWQAQRPTLDQREADLRRLREALKPRLDEMAQAIAEDFGHRAHVESKLADGMSVLSAIDHLRRHLRRWSKPQRVSAGWKLWPARAQLRPTPLGVVGVISPWNYPVTLALVPLATAIAAGNHVLLKPSEHTPRTSAFLADLLASVFPRDRVAVVQGGADVAAAVSSLPLDHLLFTGSTAVGRKVMAAAAEHLVPVTLELGGKSPAIVCRDFPLDSAAARLATGKWFNAGQTCIAPDYVLIDTARQREFVQALQQQVRERYGDFSDAGDYTRIINEDQYQRLQGYLAQARERGVPVIPLAQVDDARADRERLLVPTVVLDPPDDLDLMREEIFGPILPVRAYPDLQAALGDVLSRDRPLALYPFSHDTATVERILGQVVAGGVTVNDTLLHFAADGLPFGGVGASGMGAYHGRAGFDAMSKRLPVLWQSRWAASDRLRPPYSKIAGLLKLLVR; this comes from the coding sequence ATGACCACCACCGCCCCGGCCGACCTCCCCGCCATCCTGCACACCCTGCGCAGCGCCTGGCAGGCCCAGCGCCCCACGCTCGACCAGCGCGAAGCCGACCTGCGCCGCCTGCGCGAGGCGCTGAAGCCGCGCCTGGATGAAATGGCCCAGGCCATCGCCGAGGACTTCGGCCACCGTGCCCACGTTGAATCGAAGCTGGCCGATGGCATGAGCGTGCTGTCGGCCATCGACCACCTGCGCCGCCACCTGCGGCGCTGGTCGAAGCCGCAGCGCGTATCGGCCGGCTGGAAGCTGTGGCCGGCGCGCGCGCAGCTGCGGCCGACGCCGCTGGGCGTGGTCGGGGTGATTTCGCCCTGGAACTACCCAGTCACGCTGGCACTGGTACCGCTGGCCACGGCCATCGCCGCCGGCAACCACGTGCTGCTGAAACCCTCCGAGCACACCCCGCGCACCAGCGCGTTCCTGGCTGATCTGCTGGCCAGCGTGTTCCCGCGCGACCGCGTGGCGGTGGTGCAGGGCGGGGCGGACGTGGCTGCGGCGGTGTCCTCGCTGCCGCTGGACCATCTGTTGTTTACCGGCTCGACGGCAGTGGGGCGCAAGGTGATGGCCGCTGCTGCCGAGCATCTGGTGCCGGTCACGCTCGAGCTGGGCGGCAAGTCGCCGGCCATCGTCTGCCGTGATTTCCCGCTGGACAGTGCCGCCGCGCGGCTGGCCACCGGCAAGTGGTTCAACGCGGGCCAGACCTGCATCGCGCCGGACTACGTGCTGATCGACACCGCACGCCAGCGCGAGTTCGTGCAGGCGCTGCAGCAGCAGGTGCGCGAGCGCTACGGCGATTTCAGCGATGCCGGCGATTACACCCGCATCATCAACGAAGACCAGTACCAGCGACTGCAGGGTTATCTGGCACAGGCGCGCGAGCGTGGCGTGCCGGTGATTCCGCTGGCGCAGGTGGATGATGCGCGTGCCGACCGTGAGCGCCTGCTGGTGCCGACCGTGGTGCTGGATCCGCCGGACGACCTGGACCTGATGCGCGAGGAGATCTTCGGGCCGATCCTGCCGGTGCGCGCCTACCCGGATCTGCAGGCCGCGCTGGGCGACGTGCTGTCCCGCGACCGGCCGCTGGCGCTGTATCCCTTCAGCCATGACACGGCCACGGTGGAGCGCATCCTCGGCCAGGTGGTGGCCGGCGGGGTGACAGTCAACGACACGCTGCTGCACTTCGCCGCCGATGGCCTGCCGTTTGGCGGGGTGGGGGCCAGCGGCATGGGCGCGTACCACGGCCGGGCCGGGTTCGATGCGATGAGCAAGCGGCTGCCGGTGCTGTGGCAGTCGCGCTGGGCGGCCAGCGACCGGCTGCGGCCGCCGTATTCGAAGATTGCCGGGTTGTTGAAGCTGCTGGTGCGGTAG
- a CDS encoding MFS transporter has translation MSSTPAPAKAELTQGHKKVIFASSLGTVFEWYDFFLYGSLAAIIAKQFFSGVNETTGMIFALLAFAAGFFVRPFGAAFFGSLGDRIGRKYTFLVTILIMGISTFLVGVLPNYASIGFAAPVILIVLRLAQGLAMGGEYGGAATYVAEHAPVDKRGLYTSFIQCTATLGLFMSLLIILACRYFLGNEAFEAWGWRIPFLVSIVLLGISVWIRLQLSESPLFQQMKAEGKGSKTPFRDSLKGGNLKLMLLVLLGAAAGQAVVWYGGQFYALFFLSSMLKVDATTSYLLIAAALALGVPFFIFFGWLSDRIGRKKIILAGCLLAAVTYIPIFKGLTHFANPAIEEARSSSPALVVADPSTCSFQFDPVGLRKFTSSCDVATAALTKAGVPYDVQPAAAGSLAMVNVGSASVTSYEAAGLTKEEGKAKADAFGAELKGALTTAGYPAKADGSRINIAGTIFMLWLLVLYVTMVYGPIAAYLVELFPTRIRYTSMSLPYHIGNGWFGGFLPAISFALVAGTGNLYYGLWYPIIIALMSVVIGGLFLRETKNVDITK, from the coding sequence ATGTCCAGCACACCTGCACCGGCGAAAGCCGAACTCACCCAGGGACACAAGAAGGTCATCTTCGCGTCCAGCCTGGGTACTGTTTTCGAGTGGTATGACTTCTTCCTGTATGGCTCGCTCGCGGCCATCATCGCCAAGCAGTTCTTCAGTGGCGTCAACGAAACCACGGGCATGATCTTCGCCCTGCTGGCCTTCGCCGCCGGCTTCTTCGTGCGTCCGTTCGGCGCGGCCTTCTTCGGCAGCCTCGGCGATCGCATCGGCCGCAAGTACACCTTCCTGGTCACCATCCTCATCATGGGCATCTCGACCTTCCTGGTCGGCGTGCTGCCCAACTACGCCTCGATCGGTTTCGCCGCACCGGTGATCCTGATCGTGCTGCGCCTGGCCCAGGGCCTGGCGATGGGCGGTGAGTACGGTGGCGCGGCGACCTACGTGGCCGAACATGCCCCGGTAGACAAGCGCGGCCTGTACACCAGCTTCATCCAGTGCACTGCCACGCTCGGCCTGTTCATGTCGCTGCTGATCATCCTGGCCTGCCGTTACTTCCTGGGCAACGAAGCCTTCGAAGCCTGGGGCTGGCGCATTCCGTTCCTGGTCTCGATCGTGCTGCTGGGCATTTCGGTGTGGATCCGCCTGCAGCTGAGCGAATCGCCGCTGTTCCAGCAGATGAAGGCCGAAGGCAAGGGTTCCAAGACCCCGTTCCGTGACAGCCTGAAGGGCGGCAACCTGAAGCTGATGCTGCTGGTTCTGCTGGGTGCTGCGGCCGGCCAGGCCGTGGTGTGGTACGGCGGCCAGTTCTACGCGCTGTTCTTCCTGAGCAGCATGCTGAAGGTCGATGCCACCACCTCCTACCTGCTGATCGCCGCCGCGCTGGCGCTGGGCGTGCCGTTCTTCATCTTCTTCGGCTGGCTGTCCGACCGTATCGGCCGCAAGAAGATCATCCTGGCCGGCTGCCTGCTGGCTGCCGTCACCTACATCCCGATCTTCAAGGGCCTGACCCACTTCGCCAACCCGGCCATCGAAGAAGCCCGCAGCAGCTCGCCGGCCCTGGTCGTGGCTGATCCGAGCACCTGCTCGTTCCAGTTCGATCCGGTCGGCCTGCGCAAGTTCACCAGCTCCTGCGACGTGGCTACTGCCGCGCTGACCAAGGCGGGCGTGCCGTACGACGTGCAGCCGGCCGCTGCCGGTTCGCTGGCCATGGTGAACGTGGGCAGCGCCAGCGTCACCTCGTACGAGGCCGCCGGCCTGACCAAGGAAGAAGGCAAGGCCAAGGCCGATGCCTTCGGTGCCGAACTGAAGGGTGCACTGACCACGGCGGGCTATCCGGCCAAGGCCGATGGTTCGCGCATCAACATCGCCGGCACGATCTTCATGCTGTGGCTGCTGGTGCTGTACGTGACCATGGTCTACGGCCCGATCGCCGCCTACCTGGTTGAACTGTTCCCGACCCGCATCCGCTACACCTCGATGTCGCTGCCGTACCACATCGGCAACGGCTGGTTCGGCGGCTTCCTACCGGCGATCTCCTTTGCGCTGGTGGCCGGTACCGGCAACCTGTACTACGGCCTGTGGTACCCCATCATCATCGCGCTGATGTCGGTGGTGATTGGCGGCCTGTTCCTGCGTGAAACGAAGAACGTGGACATCACCAAGTAA
- a CDS encoding DcaP family trimeric outer membrane transporter → MSHRTLKAVRKPLAACLLVALVAPGMAFAETAKEKALEARVAELERQVQALLSSQQQQQTQIVQTQQAVTDVRAVQAEQKPVAQVPAGKQPIQVTTITPGAAPGTTVKIGGFIKADFLATQTSDGQLADDATGRALYLPGQTPVAGAGGSGKRSDVDYNAHAKFSRFNIGIDNVSESGNKSGAMFEMDFFGNSLGNQTATNTYGVTLRHAYMYWNNWLAGQTWSNFMDAAALPEAVDFVGPTDGVIFVRQAQVRYTQGGFSVALENPETTTLTGIRNPVTGAWTNASANSDRGSLPDLTMRYGWKGDWGTFGVGGIVRQLKVDNQATNAKADKVAGGLTLGGKWVMGGNDSLHYQLTGGEGIARYIGLGVTADTAYDIARDELNPTGVLAGYVGWRHAFTPKLRTNLIYARSDYDNDGSLGPLVTKSVQSIRGNIFYTPMPKVDIGAEYMYGVREIEDGRKGDINRVQFTTKYSF, encoded by the coding sequence ATGAGCCACCGTACGTTGAAAGCCGTGCGCAAACCTTTGGCGGCCTGCTTGCTGGTCGCCCTGGTCGCACCGGGCATGGCGTTTGCAGAGACCGCCAAAGAGAAAGCACTGGAAGCACGCGTCGCCGAACTGGAACGCCAGGTCCAGGCGCTGCTGTCCTCGCAGCAGCAACAGCAGACCCAGATCGTCCAGACCCAGCAGGCCGTGACCGATGTCCGCGCCGTGCAGGCCGAGCAGAAGCCGGTCGCACAGGTGCCGGCCGGCAAGCAGCCGATCCAGGTCACCACCATCACCCCGGGCGCCGCGCCGGGCACCACGGTCAAGATCGGCGGCTTCATCAAGGCCGATTTCCTGGCCACCCAGACCAGCGATGGCCAGCTGGCCGACGATGCCACCGGCCGCGCGCTGTACCTGCCGGGCCAGACCCCGGTGGCCGGCGCCGGCGGCTCGGGCAAGCGCTCGGACGTGGACTACAACGCCCACGCCAAGTTCTCGCGCTTCAACATCGGCATCGACAACGTCAGCGAGTCGGGCAACAAGTCCGGCGCGATGTTCGAGATGGACTTCTTCGGCAATTCGCTGGGCAACCAGACCGCCACCAACACCTACGGCGTGACCCTGCGCCATGCCTACATGTACTGGAACAACTGGCTGGCTGGCCAGACCTGGTCCAACTTCATGGATGCGGCGGCGCTGCCGGAAGCGGTCGACTTCGTCGGCCCGACCGATGGCGTGATCTTCGTCCGCCAGGCCCAGGTGCGTTACACGCAGGGCGGTTTCAGCGTCGCCCTGGAAAACCCGGAAACCACCACCCTCACCGGCATCCGCAACCCGGTCACCGGCGCGTGGACCAACGCCAGCGCCAACTCCGACCGTGGCAGCCTGCCCGACCTGACGATGCGTTACGGCTGGAAGGGTGACTGGGGCACCTTCGGCGTCGGCGGCATCGTCCGCCAGCTGAAGGTCGACAACCAGGCCACCAACGCGAAGGCCGACAAGGTGGCCGGCGGCCTGACCCTCGGCGGCAAGTGGGTAATGGGCGGCAATGATTCGCTGCACTACCAGCTGACCGGTGGCGAAGGCATCGCCCGTTACATCGGCCTGGGCGTTACTGCGGACACTGCCTACGACATTGCCCGCGACGAGCTCAACCCGACCGGCGTGCTGGCCGGCTACGTCGGCTGGCGCCATGCATTCACCCCGAAGCTGCGCACCAACCTGATCTACGCCCGCAGCGACTACGACAACGATGGCAGCCTGGGGCCGCTGGTCACCAAGAGCGTGCAGAGCATCCGCGGCAACATCTTCTACACGCCGATGCCCAAGGTCGATATCGGTGCCGAGTACATGTACGGCGTGCGTGAGATCGAGGACGGCCGCAAGGGCGACATCAACCGCGTGCAGTTCACCACGAAGTACAGCTTCTAA
- the acs gene encoding acetate--CoA ligase produces the protein MADIYPVDPQFAAKARIDKTSYQQQYQASVSDPDAFWGKAAERLDWMRKPTTIRNVSYDLADFRIKWFEDGELNASVNCLDRQLEKRGDKTALLFEPDGPDAPAQHVTYRELYERTCRLGNALRNLGVKKGDRVTIYLPMIVDAAVAMLACARIGAIHSVVFGGFAPNSIADRVSDCQSKLIITADEGLRGGRRIPLKANVDAALKLPGTNTVETVLVVRHTGGAVDMQAPRDRWFHDVVDSQPSTCEPERMNAEDPLFILYTSGSTGKPKGVLHTTGGYLLYAAYTHEAVFDLREDDIYWCTADVGWVTGHSYIVYGPLANGATSLMFEGVPNYPDTSRFWNVIDKHQVTIFYTAPTAIRALMREGEEPVKKTSRASLRLLGSVGEPINPEAWRWYYEVVGDSRCPIVDTWWQTETGGILISPLAGAMDLKPGSATLPFFGVQPALVNADGEIQDGPTEGNLIIRDSWPGQMRTVYGDHQRFIDTYFRTYPGSYFTGDGCRRDEDGYYWITGRVDDVINVSGHRIGTAEVESALVSHPKVAEAAVVGFPHDVKGQGIYAYVTLVADETPSDELHKELVAWVRKEIGPIATPDHLQWAPGLPKTRSGKIMRRILRKIAENAPDQLGDTSTLADPSVVASLVDERKVR, from the coding sequence ATGGCTGATATCTACCCCGTCGATCCGCAGTTCGCCGCCAAGGCACGCATCGACAAGACGTCTTACCAGCAGCAGTACCAGGCTTCGGTGTCCGACCCGGATGCGTTCTGGGGCAAGGCCGCCGAACGGCTGGACTGGATGCGCAAGCCGACCACGATCAGGAACGTCAGCTACGACCTGGCCGACTTCCGCATCAAGTGGTTCGAGGACGGCGAGCTCAACGCCAGCGTGAACTGCCTGGACCGCCAGCTCGAGAAGCGCGGCGACAAGACCGCCCTGCTGTTCGAACCGGACGGTCCGGACGCACCGGCCCAGCACGTGACCTATCGCGAGCTGTACGAGCGCACCTGCCGCCTCGGCAACGCGCTGCGCAACCTGGGCGTCAAGAAGGGCGACCGGGTCACCATCTACCTGCCGATGATCGTCGACGCCGCCGTGGCCATGCTGGCCTGCGCGCGCATCGGTGCCATCCACTCGGTGGTGTTCGGTGGCTTCGCGCCGAACTCGATCGCCGACCGTGTCAGCGATTGCCAGAGCAAGCTGATCATCACCGCCGACGAGGGCCTGCGCGGTGGCCGCAGGATCCCGCTGAAGGCCAACGTTGATGCCGCGCTGAAGCTGCCGGGCACCAATACCGTCGAAACCGTGCTGGTGGTGCGCCACACCGGCGGCGCTGTGGACATGCAGGCCCCGCGCGACCGCTGGTTCCACGACGTGGTGGACAGCCAGCCGTCCACCTGCGAGCCGGAACGCATGAACGCGGAAGACCCGTTGTTCATCCTCTACACCTCCGGTTCCACCGGCAAGCCGAAGGGCGTGCTGCACACCACCGGTGGCTACCTGCTGTACGCGGCCTACACCCATGAAGCGGTGTTCGACCTGCGCGAGGACGACATCTACTGGTGCACCGCCGATGTCGGCTGGGTCACCGGCCACAGCTACATCGTGTACGGCCCGCTGGCCAACGGCGCGACCTCGCTGATGTTCGAAGGCGTGCCGAACTACCCGGACACCTCGCGTTTCTGGAATGTCATCGACAAGCACCAGGTAACCATCTTCTACACCGCCCCGACCGCCATCCGTGCACTGATGCGCGAAGGCGAGGAGCCGGTGAAGAAGACGTCGCGCGCGTCGCTGCGCCTGCTCGGCAGCGTCGGCGAGCCGATCAATCCCGAAGCCTGGCGCTGGTACTACGAGGTGGTCGGCGACAGCCGCTGCCCGATCGTCGATACCTGGTGGCAGACCGAGACCGGCGGCATCCTGATCTCGCCGCTGGCCGGCGCGATGGACCTCAAGCCGGGTTCGGCCACCCTGCCCTTCTTCGGCGTGCAGCCGGCGCTGGTCAATGCCGATGGCGAGATCCAGGACGGCCCGACCGAGGGCAACCTGATCATCCGTGATTCCTGGCCGGGCCAGATGCGCACGGTCTACGGCGACCACCAGCGCTTCATCGACACCTATTTCCGCACCTACCCGGGCAGCTACTTCACCGGCGACGGTTGCCGCCGCGATGAAGACGGCTACTACTGGATCACCGGCCGCGTGGACGATGTGATCAACGTGTCCGGCCACCGCATCGGCACCGCCGAAGTGGAGAGCGCACTGGTTTCGCACCCGAAGGTGGCCGAAGCGGCCGTCGTCGGCTTCCCGCACGACGTCAAGGGCCAGGGCATCTACGCCTACGTGACCCTGGTGGCCGATGAAACCCCCAGCGACGAGCTGCACAAGGAGCTGGTGGCTTGGGTGCGCAAGGAGATCGGCCCCATCGCCACGCCGGACCACCTGCAGTGGGCGCCGGGCCTGCCCAAGACCCGCTCGGGCAAGATCATGCGCCGCATCCTGCGCAAGATCGCCGAGAACGCGCCGGACCAGCTCGGCGACACCTCGACCCTGGCCGATCCGTCGGTGGTGGCGTCGCTGGTGGACGAACGCAAGGTCCGCTGA
- a CDS encoding response regulator transcription factor codes for MTTLLIADDHPLFREALRGAVQRVIPGVQLFEADSVEALYALADQHNDADLVLMDLNMPGAQGFNALVHMRSLHPHLPVVVVSAREEATVMRRALDHGALGFIPKSADSDTIGHALGTILDGETWAPPEAHNVPPTGSEEREVGQRLRELTPQQFRVLQMLGAGRLNKQIAYDLNVSEATIKAHVTAILRKLGVTNRTQAVLMAGKLAIDDDAIVLPPEED; via the coding sequence ATGACCACCCTCCTGATTGCCGATGACCACCCGTTGTTCCGTGAAGCCCTGCGAGGGGCCGTGCAGCGGGTCATCCCGGGCGTGCAGCTGTTCGAGGCCGACAGCGTGGAAGCGCTGTACGCCCTGGCCGACCAGCACAACGACGCCGACCTGGTCCTGATGGACCTCAACATGCCCGGCGCGCAGGGATTCAACGCGCTGGTGCACATGCGCTCGCTGCACCCGCACCTGCCGGTGGTGGTGGTGTCCGCACGCGAAGAAGCCACGGTGATGCGCCGCGCGCTCGACCACGGCGCGCTCGGCTTCATTCCCAAGTCGGCCGACTCGGACACGATCGGGCATGCCCTGGGCACCATCCTCGATGGCGAGACGTGGGCGCCGCCGGAAGCGCACAACGTGCCGCCCACCGGCAGCGAGGAACGCGAGGTCGGCCAGCGCCTGCGCGAGCTCACCCCGCAGCAGTTCCGCGTGCTGCAGATGCTCGGCGCCGGCCGCTTGAACAAGCAGATCGCCTACGACCTCAACGTCTCCGAAGCCACGATCAAGGCCCACGTCACCGCCATCCTGCGCAAGCTCGGCGTGACCAACCGCACCCAGGCCGTGCTGATGGCCGGCAAGCTGGCGATCGACGACGACGCCATCGTGCTGCCGCCGGAAGAAGACTGA
- a CDS encoding manganese efflux pump MntP family protein, which produces MSPVSILLIGFAMSTDAFAAAIGKGAAMRKPVFRDALRAGIIFGVIEAITPIIGWLLGRAALQYVEAFDHWIAFGLLVALGVHMIINGVRPDSGEEDEDPSQHHGFWKLALTGFATSIDAMAVGIGLAFMDVHIGVMAAVIGLCTLTMVTAGIMLGRVLGGMVGKRAEIIGGVILVIIGSTILYEHLHGVA; this is translated from the coding sequence ATGTCTCCTGTTTCGATCCTCCTGATCGGTTTCGCCATGTCCACCGATGCCTTCGCTGCCGCGATCGGCAAGGGTGCGGCCATGCGCAAGCCGGTGTTCCGCGATGCACTCCGTGCCGGCATCATCTTCGGCGTCATCGAGGCGATCACGCCCATCATCGGCTGGCTGCTCGGCCGCGCCGCCCTGCAGTACGTCGAAGCGTTCGACCATTGGATCGCCTTCGGCCTGCTGGTCGCGCTGGGCGTGCACATGATCATCAACGGCGTGCGCCCGGACAGCGGCGAAGAGGATGAGGATCCCTCACAGCACCACGGTTTCTGGAAGCTGGCGCTGACCGGTTTCGCCACCAGCATCGATGCCATGGCCGTGGGTATCGGCCTGGCGTTCATGGACGTGCATATCGGCGTGATGGCTGCGGTCATCGGCCTGTGCACGCTGACCATGGTCACCGCCGGCATCATGCTGGGCCGCGTGCTGGGCGGCATGGTCGGCAAGCGTGCCGAGATCATCGGCGGCGTGATCCTGGTGATCATCGGTTCGACGATCCTGTACGAACACCTGCACGGCGTGGCGTAA